The genomic stretch AACAATGCAACGGGAATACTGTAAGATTCAATACtttacaaaaaatacaaatataaaactaaataaaaaataaaacattttaagagGGGTAATTGAGAAGAGGGGGGTAATTGATAAAAATGGGCTGTTGGCACATCTCTGCGTATCCAGACAGTGAGACGTAGGAATAGAGCGTCTGTAAGTCCTCACTGGTATCCTGCTCCTTGCCGCTAGACTTGATGTCTGACTCGTCGTTGATGAAATACTGGAACAGGATTCCGTGTCTGACCGGTACTTTTTGTCTGTCCCCTTCGGCAAACTTTCACGATTGCGGGATCCCTCGAGAGATTTTGTGTGATCACCGGTTATCGATAAACAGGCACTAGGAATATTAAGGGATTTTCTTTCACTGGGAAACACCTCAGACAAAATGGCAAATGCATGTTGGGCAGCTGAGCCAGAATGTTCACCAGAAACAGGAATCTTTACGGAGTCGTCCTTCTAGAAGCTGTCCctctagatcaggggtcaccagcctttttgaaactgagagctacttcacgggtactgagccatacgaagggctaccagtttgaaacggcctcctaaacttatctaaacttcatgtttAATAATCATGTTTTAAATACTTTTGTTTTTagatattgccattttcaaatctatatagatgcaaatgtgattaaagaagaatagcaacaggataaaatttaattttagacgctgctcactggtgagttagAACAGGGCGACTCGTGGTTcctgggggcatcctggtgcccgcgggcaccatgttggtgacccctgctctagataCAGTCATGTCATATTATGTGTGTGTTCTGCACTTGGCAAATGTACATTGTGCACTGTGGAGAAAGTAATGCATAGAAGCTGGTGTTCTGTGAAGTCATCTCTTCTGGTCTCTATTTTAAGTCGTTCAGTGTCAACACTGGGCAGTTCTATATTTACAGTACAGATACATTCATAAATAATTTGTGAACCTCTGTTTCAGGGCTCCCcagttccggtcctggagagccagTCTGCACCACAGTCTGCAGATTCCCCTGCTGAAACACACCTTATTCAACTGCTGCCTTTAgcaggtgtgtttgagcagggaaatctacAAACTGTGGTGCAGACTGGCCCTTCAGAACCGGAATCGGGGGAACCCTGCTCTATTTGTAAGTTTTCTAAGTTTTGTAAAACACACATTACAATGAAGTAGAAACCGTTTATGTAcaaactgtatatatttatatatcataggatatttatttagttttcacAAATATTGACATTACCTGTTAATTGTGCAGATCATGTCAATCACATTTCAAATAGACAGAGGGCCCAGTGGGTTGGGGGCCTCGATTTTTGCACGTTAGAATACGTCCAGGCATTATGAAACATTATACTGCTTCAGAAACTGCTGTTCACGTTATTAGATTCTTCTTCTGTCACTGGAAATGATGTTTGTTTCTTCGTGGGTTTTCAGAAACTTCAGCCCTTCAGACTTTGGCTTTAGGTGCTTAAGGCTGGGGCACTCTGAGCAGAGGATACCGAGTCAGCCCTTCAGACTTTGGCTTTAGGCACTTAAGGCTGGGCCACTCTGAGCAGAGGATACCAAGTCAGCCCTTCAGACTTTGACTTTAGGCGCTTAAGGCTGGGGCACTCTGAGCAGAGGATACCGAGTCAGCCCTTCAGACTTTGGCTTTAGGAGCTTAAGGCTGGGGCACTCTGAGCAGAGGATACCGAGTCAGCCCTTCAGACTTTGGCTTTAGGCGCTTAAGGCTCTGGCAATCTGAGCAGAGGATACCGAGTCAGCCCTTCAGACTTTGGCTTTAGGCGCTTAAGGCTGGGCCACTCTGAGCAGAGGATACCAAGTCAGCCCTTCAGACTTTGACTTTAGGCGCTTAAGGCTGGGGCACTCTGAGCAGAGGATACCGAGTCAGCCCTTCAGACTTTGGCTTTAGGCGCTTAAGGCTGGGGCACTCTGAGCAGAGGATACCGAGTCAGCCCTTCAGACTTTGGCTTTAGGCGCTTAAGGCTGGGGCACTCTGAGCAGAGGATACCGAGTCAGCCCTTCAGACTTTGGCTTTAGGCGCTTAAGGCTGGGGCACTCTGAGCAGAGGATACCGAGTCAGCCCTTCAGACTTTGGCTTTAGGAGCTTAAGGCTGGGGCACTCTGAGCAGAGGATACCGAGTCAGCCCTTCAGACTTTGACTTTAGGCGCTTAAGGCTGGGGCACTCTGAGCAGAGGATACCGAGTCAGCCCTTCAGACTTTGACTTTAGGTGCTTAAGGCTGGGCCACTCTGAGCAGAGGATACCAAGTTAGCCCTTCAGACTTTGACTTTAGGTGCTTAAGGCTGGGCCACTCTGAGCAGAGGATACCAAGTCAGCACCTCACTTCTTAGAAGAAAACTCACTTttgcagaaaaatatttttgggATTTGTATCTATCTGTTGGTACATCTGATAgaactttacttgaggggacacaaataatgtagtggAACTCTTACTCAATgtattaaccagaaactaagtgttagttacatactgatcccatgtttgttcatcattaatgaatcacgacggttcatgtatttcattcagttactatatttgttcatgatttgtacttcagtaataattgagttactaagttacttgtgcctcctcaagtgaagtgttaccgTATATATTTGCGCTTTCAAAGTTTTAGCATCGATTGATTGCATCACTGTTatggaacgccccccccccccccccgaaaaggCACGTCTCTTATTGACTGTCCTACTTTTATCTCTTCCCCTGTTACCCCTACAGCCTATTGGTTACCTACCATTGATCTGCTCCATTAGGTAGATGCTACACGTAGAGGGAGAGGGACCTCAGGACTGTGATTAGAGACACTCACCGAATAGTGAGCTCATGGATCAAATTGTAAAACGCTGAGGTTTCTGACCTACTCAAGTGCTACAGCCCCAGTTAAAACTCGCTGCTATTATGTCCTGCTAAACTTTAAACCAGTGCAGGCCGTGAGCATGCAGACCAAGTGTCCCTCAAGTTGAGTTATCATGGTTTGCTAGGTTACAGGATTGAGAACGAGTGAAGTCAGTTGCAAACAGATGTTTGTGGGTCTGTTTTCAGAGCATGATGCTTTTCTGCAGGTCATCAGGCCAGTAGAATAATGGGAAGGAGGAAGGACTGGAAGCCTTGGAGGACCTTACATTCCATCTATGAGGTGATGGACTTTTCCAAATGAATGTATCAGAGAAGGAGCTGATTTGATGCCATGGCCAAGAAGGGACGTCCCAAGGGCGAGAGGCCCGAAGCTCTTATTTCCTCCCTGCAGGCAGCTAATGAAGAACTCAGGTCCAAACTCACTGAAATTCAGATAGAATTGCATCAAGAGAAATGCAAGGTATGTTTCATTTTATCATGGTATTTTGGCTTTCTGCAGTATCTCATGAACTTTCATGAGATACGCCCGAGATTTTTACTGAGAAGATTAATTTAGGCAGGCCcaatattttgtaaaaatgtaacatataaATGAATCATTCAGTCGACCAGCAAACGAACTTCCTCCATCAGATAGCATCTCTTAATCCCCTCCCCCATTCCTCATCATTCCTGTCTTCTATCAATAATGCTACACATCATCGAGTTGTCACGCCATGACATTCACGACTCACATCTCAGTGGCCGTAAACAAGGTTAGCTAGCTGTTTACAATTGCTAGCCAAGTTAATATGCTACTGCAAGTCTAAGAAGACAGCTGAATTGTTTCTATGTTGTTGTCCCACAGACTTATCCTGCATCTCGCACATGTCTGCTTGGGTAGCTACGTAATCGGTGTGCTAGCACAGACATACTGTGACACAAAAgtgaagcaaaaatgtgcaggactccAACCCTCCAGGACTAGAGTTTGATACCCCTGGTCTAGCCTGATACGAGTAAATTCCAGAGTTGCTTGGATCACTTTCAGCGCTCAGTTACCAGCATTCCTGCTCTGTCATCTTCCCAATTCTTCATGTTGGCAGGTGAGCAAGCTGGAGCGGGAGAAGTCGCAGGACGTCAAGCGGATCCGAGAGCAGGAGCAGCGCCGCCACACGGTGGCGCTGACGGAGCAGCGGGCCCGCTGGCACGAGGAGAagcagaaggagctgcaggCCTTGCGGGAGACGCTGACGCGCCAACATGAGCAGGAGGTCGCCCGTATTATCAAGATCCGCGATGCCGAGAACCAGCGGCTGAAGACTGCTCTGAGTGCCCTGCGCGACGGCAGCGGGGAGAAGGTACGGACGGCCCTCACGCTGGAGGCCCGGGAGGACGCCCGCCGATTTTTTGACCAGGAGCGCGTAAGGCTGCTTCAGGAGATCACCGAGCTCAAGACCTCCAAGAAGCAGGCGGACCAAGCGTTGAGTGACATCATCCAGGCTGACAAGATGAAGGCTGGGGACTTGCGCAGTGAGCACCAGCTGCACCAGGAGGAGCTCTCCAAGATCAAGTGGGACTGCGAGCGTAACGTCCGGAGACTGGTGAGTGCATCTCCATGATATTTGTGGAATGCCAAGGTAGGTAGAATATGAGCTTCAGGAAGCACAGTGGGTCAATTCAAAGGCCTGTAGGACTTAAATGGGCAACTGGATGTGTAACTAAAGACAAATTTATAAGCAGTGGCAACCCTGACAGAACTGAGCAGGGGGTTGTCTTGGGGACCTCACTGTTTCATAGGGGCAGCATGTAGCTCactgggctaagcctctgtgcctctgattGGAAGGCTACTGGTTCAAAGCCCCCGGCCAGAATAGTCtcatctgtgggcccttgagcaaggcacttaacccccagctccatgggcactACTGCAGGTGCAAGACGTGGTAGGCAAGaaaatttccccatggggatcaataaagtgtcattattatatCTGATCCTGAGGTATCGTCCACACAGTCTCTCTCATTAGCTGAAATGCTACATTTAATACTTCTACAAATTTTATTTGAGGACAAATAAACCAGCAAACATCCTTTACCAAGATGTTCAGTATATAATTCCTCAGGGCCATTTATGTGGCGCTTTCTGTGCTGATATATGCAGGTAGACGAGATCAAAGCAAAGGATCGCAGTATATTCTCCCTGGAGAGGGAGCTGGAGACGGCGATGGGCTCCGTGCAGAAGCTGCAGCTGCAGAAAGACGCCCTGGATGAGCAGCTGTTCCTGGCCAAGGAGGCCGAGTGCAACCTGAGCAGCCCTAAGCGGGAGATCCCAGGCCGCATGGGAGATGGCGCTGAGCAGTGCGGGAGTCCGGTAAGACGTCTGGGAGGTGGGAAGCTGAAGAACAGCACAAACTAGCTGGACCTTGGTTATAAGCTCTAAAAACCCAGCGGAAGTTTCCAGAGGATAACGTGGATTAACATTATTTGGACAAtaacactatatggacaaaagtattgggacaccagcTTGACCAGCATCTCTCTGTGACTCAAAGGGTATTAATTAGAGTTGGATGCCTCGAGACCACTTTTAtgtggtcttggtcttgtcacagtctCGACGGTCTTTGGTCTTGGttttgtcttggtctcggatccctcggtcttgtcttggtctcgctgtcttggtcttgctgtctcagatcGACATAGTGGTTGGGAGATTTGGAGCAAAAagtatccatgacacacaacgtaacgttcgataatgcaacattattattatttctccTTTCGCGCCCTTCTAATGCAACCAATCAATaatatacatgcattttgttgtgattcagacattggcgctcatccaatcaaaatacgcGTTATATGCGCAAAATAAGTGTAGCGCTAGTTAAACGTTAGTTAAATGTGTaatcacatgccactgcagacatcaagatgtcagaatcttttaagCACTTGTCCTTATTCTTATTGATGCATaatttgatgtgcagtttgtattggtatatagtatttgtagtttgcatttgTATTCATGTGACGTGTGCGcatgtctttatattgtttgattacagtattttacttaaaatggtgttgtttgactaaataaatgtgaccattgacttttaaataacatctgcatatcacgttgtgttgacttaacaggcctaatccatttcaggaaagttgatatcatacagtgtcatttggctagtactactacaatgggacatgatgcaatttcaagtttataattgtgtatcttcaatttgatgttacaatttcatctacaaattaagtataattgaaatcagttacatatttcccatTCTTTAGACAGTTGTTAGATGTGCtagctgttttgtcagatgactttgggaccagtcagtacccATCATGTCAGTCCTCAAAAGCACACAAGAGTCTTTTTTTTCGGTCTCGTCTCGAcgttgtcttggtcttgattcTGTATGTCTTGGTCttttgtcttggtcttgtcttggtctcgataccctctggtcttggtagtgtcttggtcttagtttaggcggtcttgactacaagtctaGTATTAATATGAAGGTTGTCCACCCTTAGCTGCTATAATAGCCTCTGATCTTCTGGGAGGGCTTTTCATTAGATGTTGAAACATTGCTTGTtggatttgctgccattccggttgggtattgatgctgggtgatcaggtccctctctgtgagcttgtgtggcccCCACCTCGCAGCTGAACTTGCTCCCAGATGTTTCCACTTCACAGTCACTTCACTCGCCGTTGACCAGGGCAGCTCCAGCAGGACAGACATTTGGAGAAGCGACTTGTTGGAAAGGTGTCCAATGCTGACCAATGACGGTGCTGGGCTGGCTAACCTCTTCTGTATGACCCCCCCAAGCTGCTGTCATTGTTTGAGGCTGCAGgttgcatgtctgtgtgtttaattACACACCTGCATGTcagcagtgggtgtggcttatGTGGCTACTTCCTGTAATTACTACAGGTGCCCCGATACTTTTGTTCATATTGTGTAAGTAAAATCATAATGTCACAGGAAATAATATGCAAGAAATATTGAGATCCATTGACATATTGATTTAACTTAAAACTTTGTTACCCATTTTTGGTGACGTGACCCAGGATTCGCGCAGGAACCAGAGGCGTCTGGCAGGGCTGAACTCCACCATTCGCCGACTGGAGGACCGCAACGCTCTGTTGGTGGAAGAGAGGAACGAGCTGGTATGAGGCTGATCATCAGCTCGAACCCGTGGCCTTAACCAGCTAGCAGGTTCCTCTGGACCTGTCATATTTGACCAGGAGTCCTGGACATGCCTTTGGTTCACAGTCAGCATGAGAAACTCCTCTGCAAAGGATCTGGGGTGTCGAGCCCCTGGCATCAGGCACCACTTCTAAGCACGTGTTGTTCTTGCAGCTGAAACGTGTTCGAGAGACGGAGAAACAGATCAAGCCCCTGTTGGAGAAGAACAGGCTGCTGGGTAAGAGGAACGATGACTTGACCCAGTCTCTCCAGCGACAGGAGGAGAAGATCCGCTCGCTGGCCAAGGAGAACATGGAGATGGTAAGACTTAAAGCTGCAAGATTATTATCACTGCAAAGTCTTCTTATAAATCAAAGGCAAAATTTATGTCAACAACGACAACAGAaacaatttaattttatataccACATTTAATTGACCCAAGGATGCTTCAAAGAGGAAATAACAAGCTAAAGGtattaattacaaataaaagACAGAAGAGATAAAACATAACCACGAAAAATATGACAGAGACAGCAGACTACCTCAAACCGTAGTAACAGAGAATAGATAAGAGGAGAGTCAATGATCAAAGGAAAACCAGCAGCGGAGAGAGAAGAGGTGGGACTTGAGTTGAGATTTGAATATGGGGGGAGACGTAGAGGCTCTGGGGAGGGAATTCCTCCACTTGGGGGCTGTAGCCTTAAATGCGTTCTGTACTGTCCAGGGTCACCACCACCCTCTACTGGATAGCAAGGGTGTACATTTGGATGTAGACGGTAGGAACATGTCCCTAAAAATACTGTGGGAGTACCGTGTCTGGTTCAGAGGGGCGATAATTTGGGGCTGATTCTGTTCCTACCAGTGTTGAAACCAAGCTTACACCCTTGGTGGAGAAgcatttggaaaatggatggatggacagataggTAGATGTTCTGATGGACACTTgtttcccacaatgtgatttaTGAATTgtcttgtcagaaagttacgaGGTCATGCAGTAAGGCTTTAAGGACCAAGCCATGTTTTTGTCCGTAGAAAGAAAAGATCAGCTCTCACCCTCCTCTGAAGAAGCCAAAGTCTTTGAATGATCTGGACCAGGTTCATGTCGAGCAGGAGATTGAGTTCCTGAAGCTGCAAGTTCTGGAACAGCAGAACATTATAGATGATCTGACCAGGGTGAGTCCACTAAATGCAGTTACAGATCATTTTATAGAAAGTACATCCCCATTATGTTTGAAAGTCATCTCGTATAACATCCTATCTTTGTGAAATGAAGACTGCCTTTTTTCCATGGAATCAGCTTTCTGATATGAAAATTCACATGCTGAGTCAGACACCCAAACACTCAAAATTCTGTTGTTTCATTATGTTTAACTGAAACGTTCTTTGGAGAAATATTTCTATATGGTATATTAAAGCACATGATTTTGTGATTTGCCGTGTGTGAGTTAATGTTCTCATTGGGTCAGGATAGGGAAAGACTCCGCAGAAAGCGACAGAAACGCAGCTCCAGGCCTTTGAAGGTAGGAATTCCATGGGGGCTAAAACACTCATTTATCTCAAAGGCAAGGGACCGGAAAACGGTAATAACATGCTGATTGGTGCAGAGGCATACGGTGGTGGACACCTTCTTCGGCTATGATGAGGAATCGATGGATTCTGAAACCTCGTCGCTGGCCTCCTTCCGAACAGACAGGACCCCCGCCACTCCTGATGAAGACCTAGAAGAAGTAAATCACCCGATCCCTGCCTAGCATAATGTTTGCCCAGAGTTTCTGTACGTTGTGCTGCTTAAAAGTACGGCTCAGTACGACTTGTAGAGGGGCCGTGCGGTCCGGACACTGGTCTCTCTCACTCCACCTGTGCCTCTCTGCAGGGGCTACCCTCCGAGGACACGGAGCTGCGTTTCCGACAGCTGACACAGGAGTACCAGGCATTGCAGCGAGCATATGCCCTTCTGCAGGAGCAGAAAGGAGGCGTGGTGGATGCTGAAAAGCAAGCTAAGGTGGGCTAGCAAGCTCACGCGACTTGCTGACGTTAAACAGCTGGGCAGCATAGTCACATACGAACTGAAATCTGAGATACGCTATATAGCCAAAAGTATTAATTAAGCCACATCCATTGCTGATGcaggtgtataattaagcacagAGTCACGCAGTGTCCAGCAACAAACATTAGCAGGAGAATGGGTGGTATTGCAGAAGAGGTTAGTGACTTTCTGTTTGGCACCATCACAGGATGCCATCTCACCTACAAGTTGGTCCCTCACATTTCTGTCCTGCTGGAGCTGCCCTGGTGAAACACAAGTGAAGTGATTGTGAGGGTCAGAATGTCTGGGAGCAAGTTTGGGTGTGAAGTGGTTGGCCTCAAAAGCTCACAGAAACCTTTTAACCCAACATCAATACCAAAACCAAAGAGCAGCACATCTTACGGACAGTGTCCCAGCATCTAATGGAACGCTTTCCCAAAAGAGAAGCAACACGGAGTGGACCAGCTTCATATTAATAGCCTTGGTTTTGGAATGAGATGttggacaagctggtgtccGCACACTTTTGGCTGTACAGTGTGCGCATTTGGACCTAATACTTGGCAACGGCTTTATGTCCCTCAGGCTCACGAGCAGGTCCAAGCTGATCTCCTGATGTTCAAGGCCAAAGCTGAGGACCTCGAAAAGGAGCTCACCTTGAAAGGACAGGTACCAGTCCGCAGAGGCTGAGAACAGATTACCGTCATGTTCAATGTTAAATGAGTGCAGTTTTTCTGGAGCTCTTTCATGACCACAGAGGTAGGAACACATGTGTCAACGGTGTAACATGCTGCTGTAATGTGTAGAACATGGTCTAATTTTCAGGACTCAAAGTGGGTGGAAGACAAGCAGTTGTTCCTCAGAAGAAACCAGGATCTTGTTGATAAGGTGTGGTTCTCTCTGGGTGACAACATatgaatcttcattttgtgtcatttATCTGCCGCACCAGTATAACTGTGCCAGAGTGAAACTGGGCTTGTCTCTAGGTAGAAAAGCTTGAAGCGGATGTTAATCAACTTCAGAAGGAGTTACAGGACACCAGGGATCAGGGCGAGCTGATGGAGTTCAGGATTCTGGAGCTGGAGGTAACTTTCTAGGCCTGAATCGATGAGGAAAAAAATTCCCTTAAAGAGCAAGCAGCAGTTATCAGTGTCTTCAGTTATCAGTGTAACCAGGTTCTGATCTTTTGTGAACTTTCAAAGTATAGCTACATGCTTTGGAAGAAACTGTTAATGCAATATTTTGTTGTTCTGTAGGAGCGGGAGAGAAGGTCACCTCCATTTAA from Paramormyrops kingsleyae isolate MSU_618 chromosome 10, PKINGS_0.4, whole genome shotgun sequence encodes the following:
- the LOC111833425 gene encoding janus kinase and microtubule-interacting protein 2-like isoform X5 — translated: MAKKGRPKGERPEALISSLQAANEELRSKLTEIQIELHQEKCKVSKLEREKSQDVKRIREQEQRRHTVALTEQRARWHEEKQKELQALRETLTRQHEQEVARIIKIRDAENQRLKTALSALRDGSGEKVRTALTLEAREDARRFFDQERVRLLQEITELKTSKKQADQALSDIIQADKMKAGDLRSEHQLHQEELSKIKWDCERNVRRLVDEIKAKDRSIFSLERELETAMGSVQKLQLQKDALDEQLFLAKEAECNLSSPKREIPGRMGDGAEQCGSPDSRRNQRRLAGLNSTIRRLEDRNALLVEERNELLKRVRETEKQIKPLLEKNRLLGKRNDDLTQSLQRQEEKIRSLAKENMEMKEKISSHPPLKKPKSLNDLDQVHVEQEIEFLKLQVLEQQNIIDDLTRDRERLRRKRQKRSSRPLKRHTVVDTFFGYDEESMDSETSSLASFRTDRTPATPDEDLEEGLPSEDTELRFRQLTQEYQALQRAYALLQEQKGGVVDAEKQAKAHEQVQADLLMFKAKAEDLEKELTLKGQDSKWVEDKQLFLRRNQDLVDKVEKLEADVNQLQKELQDTRDQGELMEFRILELEERERRSPPFNLQIHPFREGVSALQIYCMKEGVKDVCIPDLIKLLDILGDNGNLRNDEQVAIIQASTVLSLAEKQCGLSVTP
- the LOC111833425 gene encoding janus kinase and microtubule-interacting protein 2-like isoform X3 encodes the protein MAKKGRPKGERPEALISSLQAANEELRSKLTEIQIELHQEKCKVSKLEREKSQDVKRIREQEQRRHTVALTEQRARWHEEKQKELQALRETLTRQHEQEVARIIKIRDAENQRLKTALSALRDGSGEKVRTALTLEAREDARRFFDQERVRLLQEITELKTSKKQADQALSDIIQADKMKAGDLRSEHQLHQEELSKIKWDCERNVRRLVDEIKAKDRSIFSLERELETAMGSVQKLQLQKDALDEQLFLAKEAECNLSSPKREIPGRMGDGAEQCGSPDSRRNQRRLAGLNSTIRRLEDRNALLVEERNELLKRVRETEKQIKPLLEKNRLLGKRNDDLTQSLQRQEEKIRSLAKENMEMKEKISSHPPLKKPKSLNDLDQVHVEQEIEFLKLQVLEQQNIIDDLTRDRERLRRKRQKRSSRPLKRHTVVDTFFGYDEESMDSETSSLASFRTDRTPATPDEDLEEGLPSEDTELRFRQLTQEYQALQRAYALLQEQKGGVVDAEKQAKAHEQVQADLLMFKAKAEDLEKELTLKGQDSKWVEDKQLFLRRNQDLVDKVEKLEADVNQLQKELQDTRDQGELMEFRILELEERERRSPPFNLQIHPFREGVSALQIYCMKEGVKDVCIPDLIKLLDILGDNGNLRNDEQVAIIQASTVLSLAEKWIQQIEGTEAALHQKMVDLEVEMEMFRKQKGYLEEELDYRKQALDQAYTQIQELEATLYNALQQEPAVLYGEALNDRQRDELQAAVGKLRRQMLRKSREYDCQVLQERMEMLLQAQQRIRDLEDKTDIQNRQIKDLEEKALWQREDTVHSSISLKPYVHPGLVYSFYTYVARATPAG
- the LOC111833425 gene encoding janus kinase and microtubule-interacting protein 2-like isoform X4, whose product is MAKKGRPKGERPEALISSLQAANEELRSKLTEIQIELHQEKCKVSKLEREKSQDVKRIREQEQRRHTVALTEQRARWHEEKQKELQALRETLTRQHEQEVARIIKIRDAENQRLKTALSALRDGSGEKVRTALTLEAREDARRFFDQERVRLLQEITELKTSKKQADQALSDIIQADKMKAGDLRSEHQLHQEELSKIKWDCERNVRRLVDEIKAKDRSIFSLERELETAMGSVQKLQLQKDALDEQLFLAKEAECNLSSPKREIPGRMGDGAEQCGSPDSRRNQRRLAGLNSTIRRLEDRNALLVEERNELLKRVRETEKQIKPLLEKNRLLGKRNDDLTQSLQRQEEKIRSLAKENMEMKEKISSHPPLKKPKSLNDLDQVHVEQEIEFLKLQVLEQQNIIDDLTRDRERLRRKRQKRSSRPLKRHTVVDTFFGYDEESMDSETSSLASFRTDRTPATPDEDLEEGLPSEDTELRFRQLTQEYQALQRAYALLQEQKGGVVDAEKQAKAHEQVQADLLMFKAKAEDLEKELTLKGQDSKWVEDKQLFLRRNQDLVDKVEKLEADVNQLQKELQDTRDQGELMEFRILELEERERRSPPFNLQIHPFREGVSALQIYCMKEGVKDVCIPDLIKLLDILGDNGNLRNDEQVAIIQASTVLSLAEKWIQQIEGTEAALHQKMVDLEVEMEMFRKQKGYLEEELDYRKQALDQAYTQIQELEATLYNALQQEPAVLYGEALNDRQRDELQAAVGKLRRQMLRKSREYDCQVLQERMEMLLQAQQRIRDLEDKTDIQNRQIKDLEEKFLFLFLFFSLAFILWP
- the LOC111833425 gene encoding janus kinase and microtubule-interacting protein 2-like isoform X2, with the protein product MAKKGRPKGERPEALISSLQAANEELRSKLTEIQIELHQEKCKVSKLEREKSQDVKRIREQEQRRHTVALTEQRARWHEEKQKELQALRETLTRQHEQEVARIIKIRDAENQRLKTALSALRDGSGEKVRTALTLEAREDARRFFDQERVRLLQEITELKTSKKQADQALSDIIQADKMKAGDLRSEHQLHQEELSKIKWDCERNVRRLVDEIKAKDRSIFSLERELETAMGSVQKLQLQKDALDEQLFLAKEAECNLSSPKREIPGRMGDGAEQCGSPDSRRNQRRLAGLNSTIRRLEDRNALLVEERNELLKRVRETEKQIKPLLEKNRLLGKRNDDLTQSLQRQEEKIRSLAKENMEMKEKISSHPPLKKPKSLNDLDQVHVEQEIEFLKLQVLEQQNIIDDLTRDRERLRRKRQKRSSRPLKRHTVVDTFFGYDEESMDSETSSLASFRTDRTPATPDEDLEEGLPSEDTELRFRQLTQEYQALQRAYALLQEQKGGVVDAEKQAKAHEQVQADLLMFKAKAEDLEKELTLKGQDSKWVEDKQLFLRRNQDLVDKVEKLEADVNQLQKELQDTRDQGELMEFRILELEERERRSPPFNLQIHPFREGVSALQIYCMKEGVKDVCIPDLIKLLDILGDNGNLRNDEQVAIIQASTVLSLAEKWIQQIEGTEAALHQKMVDLEVEMEMFRKQKGYLEEELDYRKQALDQAYTQIQELEATLYNALQQEPAVLYGEALNDRQRDELQAAVGKLRRQMLRKSREYDCQVLQERMEMLLQAQQRIRDLEDKTDIQNRQIKDLEEKLLHICSKSYSCRMKISHLLDHDRRFCTFPCKPTSNTYKLQY
- the LOC111833425 gene encoding janus kinase and microtubule-interacting protein 2-like isoform X1 — protein: MAKKGRPKGERPEALISSLQAANEELRSKLTEIQIELHQEKCKVSKLEREKSQDVKRIREQEQRRHTVALTEQRARWHEEKQKELQALRETLTRQHEQEVARIIKIRDAENQRLKTALSALRDGSGEKVRTALTLEAREDARRFFDQERVRLLQEITELKTSKKQADQALSDIIQADKMKAGDLRSEHQLHQEELSKIKWDCERNVRRLVDEIKAKDRSIFSLERELETAMGSVQKLQLQKDALDEQLFLAKEAECNLSSPKREIPGRMGDGAEQCGSPDSRRNQRRLAGLNSTIRRLEDRNALLVEERNELLKRVRETEKQIKPLLEKNRLLGKRNDDLTQSLQRQEEKIRSLAKENMEMKEKISSHPPLKKPKSLNDLDQVHVEQEIEFLKLQVLEQQNIIDDLTRDRERLRRKRQKRSSRPLKRHTVVDTFFGYDEESMDSETSSLASFRTDRTPATPDEDLEEGLPSEDTELRFRQLTQEYQALQRAYALLQEQKGGVVDAEKQAKAHEQVQADLLMFKAKAEDLEKELTLKGQDSKWVEDKQLFLRRNQDLVDKVEKLEADVNQLQKELQDTRDQGELMEFRILELEERERRSPPFNLQIHPFREGVSALQIYCMKEGVKDVCIPDLIKLLDILGDNGNLRNDEQVAIIQASTVLSLAEKWIQQIEGTEAALHQKMVDLEVEMEMFRKQKGYLEEELDYRKQALDQAYTQIQELEATLYNALQQEPAVLYGEALNDRQRDELQAAVGKLRRQMLRKSREYDCQVLQERMEMLLQAQQRIRDLEDKTDIQNRQIKDLEEKVRRLWSCAGHLPLSRCRIKFLCLHCNNKISSDTVVIEICQEAHSNSRWECSTYTEQSTRC